Proteins from a single region of Colias croceus chromosome Z, ilColCroc2.1:
- the LOC123705398 gene encoding uncharacterized protein LOC123705398 produces MANTSSERKRCINCSFLIPRNMTRHHLEEASNSMLSLLRSWIAPTQVSSENIICNECFELLQNRANTTSEGSILPLPAFGHRRVCLPCGNSILRSRTYPVRHDREERNVLIRFVPQHLVSRMDRVCAACWRSATREVQRQQQRDSNRPTLADTELSGDSVVPVPPPLPPTTPEIVQPVIPKIISSLYRRAANTPSHCIFVDCFEPERLLIPSTIKDLILFNYKFYIPSGARICRHHLNHGSWDQLTSQLRDFTSKQFDNIMTMMQRAANHRFDFSNITLMPPHLCHYWLGMNLEQFHELLNCIPNLAEQVPNATIALCIYLVKLRTGDSNNRLATLFNKPRATLERLITQARNCFINDFVPLYLGFNHMTIQDVASRNRIIPEGFFGNPHLPAEIKPAIVICDATYIFVQSSSNYLYQKQTYSLQKLDNLVKPFLIVCCDGHIVECLGPYKATTNDATITSLNLNNEDSGFGQFFRRGDIFILDRGFRDVVSELQDHGFVAYMPESLLDNEHQLTTLQANRSRLVTMCRWVVEVVNGRVKRDYRLFRDVFNNRAAMHLKDDFRIACALLNKFHVTVNDPPEAFEYVSIAKNRLSLENHLAVYVESENVNRRRARFQQVDSEHPHLTTFPQLTITDLKRLALGTYQLKQARSYFGEHVRQSGIYWVQVNNEIDDDVPLMLGLNNYLLRGRIKSRHVNSRKYYTYLLISRDDAVRNTLEAITGYCCSCLVGRRTVGCCAHVMTVVWYLSWARYNDVTAPAPYLDNFFYENDE; encoded by the exons GTTTCTTCAGAAAACATCATTTGTAATGAATGTTTTGAATTACTTCAAAATCGAGCAAACACAACAAGTGAAGGAAGCATTTTACCGTTGCCTGCTTTTGGACATAGAAGAGTCTGTCTTCCTTGTGGAAATTCCATTCTACGATCAAGGACATATCCTGTTCGACATGATCGTGAAGAgagaaatgttttaattcGTTTTGTTCCACAACAcctt GTCTCAAGAATGGATCGTGTATGTGCTGCATGTTGGAGGTCAGCAACAAGAGAAGTACAAAGGCAGCAACAGCGTGACTCAAATCGCCCCACTCTGGCTGACACTGAATTAAGTGGTGATTCTGTTGTTCCTGTGCCACCTCCTCTGCCACCAACAACCCCAGAAATTGTTCAACCAGTGAtaccaaaaataatttcatcatTGTATAGACGTGCTGCTAACACTCCAAGTCACTGTATATTTGTTGATTGTTTTGAACCTGAACGCCTACTTATACCATCTACTATCAAAGAcctaatattgtttaattataagttttacaTACCATCGGGTGCACGCATTTGTCGTCACCATTTAAATCATGGTTCTTGGGACCAGTTAACTTCTCAATTGAGAGATTTTACTAGTAAacaatttgataatattatgactatGATGCAGCGAGCTGCCAACCATAGATttgatttttcaaatattacatTGATGCCTCCTCACTTATGCCATTATTGGCTTGGTATGAATCTTGAACAGTTTCATGAATTACTAAATTGTATACCCAATCTAGCAGAACAAGTACCAAACGCTACTATAGCATTATgcatttatttagttaaattaAGAACAGGTGACAGCAACAACAGATTAGCCACTCTTTTCAATAAACCTAGAGCTACATTGGAACGTTTGATTACTCAAGCTAGAAATTGCTTTATTAATGATTTTGTCCCATTGTACTTAGGATTTAATCATATGACTATACAAGATGTTGCTTCTCGGAATAGGATTATTCCAGAAGGATTTTTTGGTAATCCCCATTTACCTGCAGAAATTAAACCTGCAATTGTTATTTGTGATGCTACCTATATTTTTGTGCAAAGTAGttccaattatttataccaaaaacaaacatatagTTTACAAAAACTAGATAACTTAGTAAAACCATTCTTGATTGTATGCTGCGATGGTCATATTGTGGAATGTCTTGGTCCTTACAAGGCCACTACTAACGATGCTACAATCACTagtttaaacttaaataacgaGGATTCTGGTTTTGGTCAATTTTTCAGAAGGGgcgatatttttattcttgatAGAGGATTTCGAGATGTTGTGAGTGAACTTCAAGACCATGGTTTTGTCGCCTATATGCCTGAGTCTCTCCTTGATAATGAACACCAATTAACAACCCTGCAAGCAAATCGGTCTCGTTTGGTAACTATGTGTCGTTGGGTTGTAGAAGTAGTTAATGGTCGTGTGAAAAGGGATTATAGACTTTTTCGGGATGTTTTCAATAATAGAGCTGCTATGCACCTCAAAGATGATTTTAGAATTGCTTGTGCCTTGTTAAATAAGTTTCATGTTACCGTAAATGACCCACCAGAGGCTTTTGAATATGTGAGTATTGCTAAAAATAGACTTTCACTTGAAAATCATTTGGCAGTGTACGTGGAAAGTGAAAATGTCAATAGAAGGAGAGCGAGATTTCAACAGGTTGATAGCGAACATCCTCATTTAACTACATTTCCACAACTTACAATAACTGATCTTAAACGGCTTGCTTTAGGCACATATCAACTGAAACAAGCTAGGTCATACTTTGGAGAGCATGTTCGTCAATCTGGCATTTATTGGGTTCaggtaaataatgaaattgatGATGATGTTCCTCTGATGTTAGGTCTgaataactatttattaagGGGTAGGATTAAGTCCAGACATGTAAATAGTCGTAAGTATtacacttatttattaataagtagAGATGATGCTGTAAGAAATACTCTAGAAGCTATAACAGGTTATTGTTGCAGCTGTCTCGTTGGTAGGCGAACAGTAGGATGTTGTGCACACGTAATGACAGTGGTTTGGTACCTAAGCTGGGCTCGTTACAATGATGTAACTGCTCCGGCTCcatatttagataattttttttatgaaaatgacgAATGA
- the LOC123705099 gene encoding uncharacterized protein LOC123705099, whose product MSRLGRTRRTRVYDCNYNKGESYYRPVLDRLDGKVPVAREPEKETIRSEVQNRIRSALEDIETPAAADDFFDSRGARAQRGRPLSSAFEDDELNEDISESLKRLRASKKVSRFSDDIDFENSVASIENRMKISDKILESVGLGHSEVSGARRALQENEDRTEKRIARRLNERLNEDNSLTKWTAVKDIDDESAAVQRARATRARLSDLEDEMSELSERTAAREKRAARLRALVADAESSDTTTSVTSSKVTIRSEREKKQVTF is encoded by the exons ATGAGTCGTCTTGGAAGAACAAGACGCACACGCGTCTATGACTGCAACTACAACAAGGGTGAGAGTTACTACCGCCCGGTACTGGACCGTTTGGATGGCAAGGTCCCAGTGGCCCGTGAGCCCGAGAAGGAGACCATCAGGTCTGAAGTGCAGAACCGCATCAGGAGCGCTCTAGAGGACATCGAGACACCCGCAGCTGCTGATGATTTCTTCGACTCGAGGGGAGCACGTGCGCAACGCGGCAGACCTCTCTCTTCTGCTTTTGAAGATGACGAACTCAATGAGGAT ATTTCGGAGTCACTGAAACGCCTCCGCGCCAGCAAGAAGGTATCTCGTTTCTCTGACGACATCGACTTCGAAAACAGCGTCGCGAGCATCGAGAACCGCATGAAGATTTCCGACAAGATACTCGAGAGCGTGGGTCTCGGACATTCAGAGGTATCCGGTGCTCGAAGGGCCTTGCAGGAAAACGAAGATCGCACAGAGAAACGTATCGCGAGACGATTGAACGAACGATTGAACGAGGACAACTCGCTCACTAAATGGACAGCTGTCAAGGATATCGATGACGAATCAGCTGCAGTACAAAGAGCGAGGGCGACGAGGGCCCGCTTGTCTGACTTGGAAGATGAAATGTCAGAACTGAGCGAAAGGACCGCAGCTAGGGAGAAGAGAGCCGCCCGCCTCAGGGCCCTCGTAGCTGACGCCGAGTCCAGCGACACAACCACCAGCGTCACCTCCTCCAAGGTCACCATCCGTTCTGAACGAGAGAAGAAGCAAGTCAccttttaa